The DNA sequence GATTAAGTCATAAAAGATAATTTGTAAAACCTTCCTGGCTTTGGCAACTTGGAGTCACAGAATTACAGAGGGTCAGAGGTGGAGGAGCCAAACCTGCattctacaggtgaggaaactgaggcccagagaggggaagagacctGCTCAGAGCCCCATGGCTGGTGGGGACAGAGCAGAAACTAGAACTCAGTCCTCTTGCCACAGTTGGCAGGCCAAGTTTCCATCCCAGACTTTGGGTGTGAACTTTCTAGAAAGCTCCTCTTCAGCCTTTGATAGTGGTCATCATCTGGGCTTCACAGAGAAGGTTCCATTCCTCCCAGGGCCACCTGGACACTGGATGTGACTGTGCTGGGAGACGATGTTGAGGAAAGAAGGCCACTGTGCACTCAGCCCACTGCTGCTGTTTTTGGAGAAAGTGGATCCTCATGGGCACAAAGCCCTGACATGAGAGGATGGCAGTTTGCATCCTTTGTCAAGTCCAGGTCCTCTGAAGCCACGGCATATGGCTTTGGGtccccaggatctgagcccatcACCAAGCCTGGCCGGCACGCCATGGAGAATGCACTGCTGGGTGGAACCCCagctgcagagaagagaaaagtagGCTCGTTGGCCTGGCTGACTCCCAAGCCTGCCTCATCGGCCACATTCTCTCTcggagatattttttaaagcctgCTTGCACCATCTGAGCTTTAACCCTTCTGTAGCTCATGTTTGAGTGTTTTCGTGAGTGACATCCACAGGGATCTTTTTACTGATTTAAATAATGAATTCCTGGAAATTTCTTTTGGAAGCTAGATTCCACTTTCTGTAGGAAGCCATTCAGTATCAACTCACCATCCCGATTTCTTCTGACCCTACACTATTCCTAAGACAGTTTCTAAATGATTGAAGTATTGCACGTTTTTGTTGACCGTTTGTGTCTTGGTTTTGTGACCCCGTCAGACAGGGTAGATGCCTGTCAGAGTCTAACATGGGGGCTGAGTCGAAGCAAGAACTCTGCATCCTGCTGGATTTCCATCGGGGCTGGATAAACAGCGTGTTTCCAGGAAGTAGTAGAATGCTTAGCAGATCCTGAGGAAAGCCTGAATGAGGGCTATTCATCCCACAATTTGCGGGGACCTGCTTGTTAAACAGACTTGTGCATGTGACTGACATTGTGTGGGACCAGGAGAGGCATGGTCCCTGCCATCAAGGGGCTTTCATTCAGGCAGGGCGGGAGTTGGCAGATGATGAAGCGGGTGGGACCCAGTCTGTGCTCCCGGCCTTCAGAGGCCAGTGTGATcggtggggctggggtggctgGGAGCTCAGGAGAGAAACCTGGCTAGACCCTGAGAGGTCAGTGTCAGCAGAGGAGGAAAGGCCCGGGCATTGGGCGGGCAAAGGGGGAGGGGACAGCATGAGCAGAGGAGTGGGGGTGCCTAGGGGTAGTGGGAGGGGACGGTGTTCCCTGGTCTCCCCTAGGGGCCTCGGTTCCATGACCCCTCTGCTTGTTGAGAGGCTTTGCTCTGCCCGGTGTCACCAGTCTCTCCCCGTCTGTCTCCTGCCCTGCAGGTCCACTCTGTCCAGGTGCTGTAAcgccccctccttcctcttcacCACCCAGAAGAACACTCCCCTGGGGACGAAGCTCAAGTACGAGGTGGACACCAGCGGCATCTACCACATCAACCAGGAGATCTTCCGCATGTTTCCCAAGGTGCCGCTTTGGGCAGGGCGGTCTCGGTGGGGCGGTGGGGCTGACCCAGTGTGGCCCTCTGTGGCCATGCCCGTGGATTTGGCATCACTGCGCTGTGTCCTCTGCACACAGGTGTCCTGGCCCTGGTTAGCTATTCTTTTAGGCTCAGTAGACTGTCCTCTGGGGTTCCTAGGGTTCTTTCTAGCACAGTGAATGCCAACTGGCTAGTATTTGAATGGCTTTTGGCAAGAAAGTGGTTGTAAAATTTTGGTTATTGCATTGCTTGCAGAGGACATCCTGAAGCTATCTGGGAGGGTGATTAAGCGTTTATCCCCCTCCCAAGGGAGGCACAAGAGCAAAAACATGTGCAAAGAATGTGTGCACAAGAAGTCACAAACCAATACAAAGCAAGGCACCGAAAGATTGATCTCGTAttggatgaccttgggcaattatTATGTCCTTCAAGGgctcatctctctgtctctaacACTGGGTTTTAGACTGGGAATATGTTTGGCTGCCTAtaacagaaaatctaaaatatcGGAGACTTAAAGAAAATAGACGTTTATTCTTTTCCTGTCACATATAAGAAGTCTGGAGGTAGGCTGTTCATTCAGGGCCAGCATGGCGGCTTCCTGGTCACAGGGACCACAGAGCAACTGATCCGCATGAGCAAACTGCTCAGATCACTGAGGCTCAGGCACACGCACTCACTTCTGGCCTGGTGGCTGCGTCAGACTCTCAGAGAGGAGCCCTGGAGCCTGCATTTTCAGCTGATCCTGATGGTTGCCATCTGAAGGGGAGGAAGGCTCCGTGGGATGTGGTCACAACCACCTCCTGGAGAGAGCCGGCCCAGGGCAGGACTTAGGGGGTCCAGTGTGTAGAAATTCTGAGCGGGGGCACGTTCAGGTCTTTCTGGATGAAGTCTGAGGGTCTGGGCTGCCCTGCTTCTCCAGGGAGTGCCAAGGAAACGAAGCCCCGGGTTTCCCTGTGTTCTGGTACTCGCACCAGAATGTGCTGGTGAGACTGGGCATCCTGGGGCATCCTGGGGAGGAGCTGAAGGTGGGGAGCTCTCAAACATGCTCTCCCACGTCACAGTGCTGGAGGACGATGGGACACGAGCCATGTCTCCGAGGCAGGTATTGCAAGGCCTGGAACATGAGGCTGGTGACAGAGGGTGAACTTACATTTCACGCAGGTACTGCCAGTGGGTACACATAGGTCAGATATGACATATGGGTCCAAGGAGGGCTGTGGGTATGGACCGCGGAGAACCAAGGAATTAGAGCTGGGGTTGCCAATGTACTCCGGAAAGGCCAGAGAGCACatattttaggctctgcaggccatatggtctctatCACAACTACTCACCCTCATCCTTCTAGCACAAAGCAGCCTTAGACACgcataaacaaatgagtgtggctgttcCCAGTTTAGTTCCTAttagacactgaaatttgaattttatataatttttacatgtcacgaaatattcttttgatttttttccaagcaTGTACAAATATAAAATCCACTCTTAGCTTGCGTGCTGTACAGAAACAGGCAGCCCGTCAGATGTGGCCTGTGGGCCGTAATTTGCCACCCCCTGAATTAGAGCATATGACATAGAAGTATTTCCCAAATCTCCCTAAAGTTGAGTGTTTCTCTGGTTTTGTGAAAAGTACAGCTTCTCGGTCTCCTACCCCAATTCCAGAGGTTCGGAGTCTGTGGTTCTGGGGTAGATCCCAGGAATGTATATTTTCAGAAGGTACCCCAGGTAGTTTTTGATTTACAGAAGTTTgggaaacagaatagaaaaagcCTTTGATGAGCTCTCAAGGGtgactttggttttttttctttctgtggtaaAAGTCAAACAGTCTAGTTTCCCCCACTGGCCGTGAGACACCCTTGCTCTCCCTGTCGTGGCCCCGGGGCCTGTTCCTCCAGGGAAAATGGGCCCTGAAGAAGGACATTCTCCACAGATGGATGCAGCATCTCCTTCAGATGTAGCCTGCTTCCTGAGGATCCCATCGTGGTGTGATTTTCCATGAGACTCCGTCTGGCAGTTGGTCCCATGAGAAGCCTGAGGCGCTGATGGGGACAGCTCTCGTGCAGGGCTAGCCAGCTGCTGTGCACTGGGAGGAGAGATGCCCAGCGGCCTCCTGGGTGTCAGAGATGGGAGGGACCTTCGGGCCATCTAGTAACCACCTGGTCCCCTGCGCTGAGACACCTCTGGGCCTAGCACTGCACTGGATCTGCTTTTCATTTacaccagtgcttctcaaccagGGGCTGTTTGCAGACATTTatcaatgtctggagacatttttgttgtcaTGACTGAGGCGTACTCTTGGCATCAAGTGGGGAGAGgccaaagatgctgctaaacattctacagtgTATAGGATAGCCCCCAACGACAAGGAATGAtctagtccaaaatgtcaatagtgccagcTTGAGAAACTGCTTCACACCCTCTCGTTGACACGCACATGTCACTattcctaattttacagatggaaaaaccgAGTCACTGAGAGCTCAAAAAACTTGTCAGCCCATTACAGGGGGAAACCAGCGTTAAACTTCGGTCTTTTGACTAGTGTGCCCAGTCCTGGTTTGCCCCAGACTTTCCCACTTTGACCAAATGTGAGTCCTGCATCCTGGGTGAAGTCCCCCAGacctgggcaaaccaggatgtTTGGTCACCCTACCCTTGACTCCAAGTCTGTGCTCCTGTCCTGTGCGTGTGGCTGCCCAGCTCCACCTGCTGTGGGTTGCCTAGGAGGGGATTATGACCGAGAATAGGGACATGGTGGAACCAAGTCTCCTAACTCTCAAGCCAGTATTTGCTCTTTCCTGCCAACTTGCCTGTGGTCCCCTGGAAAGCATGCCCAGGGAGCCTCTGTGGGCAGCCAGGGCCTAGACCAAGGTAACCCCACCAGCCAAGGTTGACAAAGACAAAGCACTGTGAGGTGGCCACCTGGGTGCTCTCTCGAATGCCATCAGCACACAGGGTAAGTGCTGGCTCCCCTGCACTCAGAGCTCGTTCTCTGCAGAGACCCCAAGTCCTAGCCTCTCACTGCTCCCCTGACGTGGCCTTGCTTGCTCACCCCCAGCCTCTTGTCCCTATTGCTGCCAAGTCCTGGCACCTGTCCCAGTCCATATGACCTTTCTGTCCCAGGCCTGTGTCCTCCCTGTGGAGGAGAAGAGGGTCCACACCTCACCCTGAGCTGAAAGCGGTGAGGGCCAGATTTAGGGCCCTGGTCCTGGGTGGCCCTGTCCCCATCTCTGCTGTTGTCATTCCCCGGAACATCTGCATTAACCATTAAAAAAGGCACACCAGAAGTCATAAGAAGCTGAGCTTCCAGAATTGGGACAACCGAGGGCTTCAGTGCAAGCAGGGCTAGCCATGACCTGTACTCTTCTTACTGGGAACCTAAGGCATCCCAGGGCTTATTGAACAAGGCCGTGGAGACGGGGCTTCCGTTCCAGCTCATTTGTAATTGCCTCTGGAACTGAGAACAAGTCTTTCGACCTctcttctcatctgcaaagtggaatAACCACTTTTCTCCCACATTCCCTACAAGGCTGTCTCAGGGGGCCGTGAGGAGTAGAGGTGGACATGGGGATGGAGGTGAGAGCACCAGGTGAAGGCTGGGGTGGCACTGCCTCTGACAGCTGTGCTCCTGTCTCCCCAGGACATGCCCTACTACCGGTCCCAGTTTAAGAAGTGTGCGGTGGTGGGCAACGGGGGCATCCTGAAGAACAGTCGCTGCGGGAGGGAGATCAACAGCGCCGACTTTGTCTTCCGGTAAAAGAATCGCCGTGGGTCTGCACCTGCCGCTTCTGCCCCCATGGCCCTCTTCCTCCGTGCCCCTCCCCCAAGGGGTGCCCCATCCCCCCGCCCTAATGCTGCCCTTCAAGTGATCagtcccccactccccacccctgcagaCCCTCAGGCTCTGGAttgtcccttcctctccagccctgtCCCTTTGGGCAAGTGGTTGAACCTCTCAGGTCCTCAGTCTCCACATCTGCAGAATGGGAAGTGTGTAGAGAGCAAATGACATAACAGATGTGAAGACCCTGAGGACTCGCAGGGGCCGTGCAGGTCTGTTGGTGAGAATGTCTGGGTGGCCACTTTCCTGGTTGGGTTCTACCCTTCCAGAAGCAGTGCTTGGAACTAGGACAGCTCATGGCTGACCAGTATTGACTTCACCCTGTTTAACTAAGCTAGAGACTGGTCCctgtatttcttcttccttatgtAGAGCCCCGTCTTATCTCTTTGGGGATCCTTGCTTACATCTTTAgcctggataaagaagatgagttGAAAATAAGAGCCTAAAGCCAAGAGACTTGGGCTGAGGCTGCAATGGGATCTCATGGGTCACGGATCCACAATCATTGGGCCACTGAGGGTTGGTGGGGGAAGGGGTCGAACTTGCCCCTCCATGCTCAGGCCATAGAGAACCCACCCAGCTGGCTTCCTCTGTATCCCTCTGCTCAAATGGTCAccatcccttccctccctgcACCCTCACCCTTGCCCACTCCCCAGCTCCATCTAGAATGACTCACCACATGCAGTCAGGCTGCCTTGCCTCTTTTGCAGATGCAATCTACCCCCCATCTCGGAGAAGTACACCATGGATGTCGGGGTGAAGACGGATGTGGTCACTGTGAACCCCAGCATCATCACAGAGAGGTCAGTGGCCCTCTTTCTAGACCTAggctgttcaatatggtagccattcaTCACATGTGTCTCCTGGGCATTGGCAATGTGGGTATCCAGATTGAGATGTGCTGTCTATAATCGTAAAATGCACACCcgatttcaaagacttaatatGAAAAAGAGGATAAACCAtatctcattaaatttttatattgattacatgatgaaataaatgatagtattttgggtatatcaggttaaataaaatatattataaaaattaatttcacccatttctttttacttatttaaatgtGCCTACTAGAACATTTAAAACTACATATGTGGCCTGCGTTATATTTCTTTTGGACAACGCTGGTCTAGACTGTCTTTACTAGAGATGGGCCAGAGAGCTTTCTAGAGTGTGACTGGCAGGCAGCTCCCTAAGGGGTGTGTCCAGGCAGCACTGGGGAGAAGCTGCATGCAAAGATCTCACCGCCCCTGGCTCTCCTCCCAGAGTCTGTCTGCGAGGCCCCAGCGGAGGGGGTTAATGTGTTAAAACTCCAACCCTGGCATAGTCACACCTCCAGGTCAGATGAAGGGTAAGAGAGGGCACCgcaggagaggacaggaggggagTTGTTAGGTTGGGTCAGATGCCGGGGAGCATTTCCAGAGTCAGCGGAGTGAAGGAGCATTCAGACAGGTATGAGAGGAGCCCACCGGAGGGCTGTTTAGAAGAAGGTGAGTgagaggctgggggaaggaacGGCTGGGAGGACAGGCAGCTGTGTTTGGTGTCCTTCATTGGGGATCTTGGGGAAGACAGTACAGGTGAAAGCCCTCACTCCCTGGCCACTCCCGTCCGAGCCCACCCTGGTCCACCCTCAACCTTTTGGGTTAAGCACTGACCTCCCCCTGCAACCTCACACTAGATATTTGTCCCTTTGGGTCCAGACTGCATTCTCCCACACCCTCTTAGAAAAATTTAACGGTCCCCAGGAAGGCGGGACGTTCACCTGCTGAGGTGACAGGAGTCCCCTGTGTCCAGTGGAAAGAGCCTAGGgtaggggggtgggggaagtgagGGCACAGAGCCCGGGGCAGGACGGCCGACCCTCTCACTCGCGCCCCCGCCCCTCGGCAGGTTCCACAAGCTGGAGAAGTGGCGGCGGCCGTTCTACCGCGTGCTGCAGGTATATGAGAACGCGTCGGTGCTGCTGCCAGCCTTCTACAACACGCGCAACACCGACGTGTCCATCCGCGTCAAGTACGTGCTCGACGACTTCGAGTCGCCGCAGGCCGTCTACTACTTCCACCCGCAGTACCTGGTCAACGTGTCGCGCTACTGGCTCAGCCTGGGCGTGCGCGCCAAGCGCATCAGCACCGGCCTCATCCTGGCCACGGCGGCCCTCGAGCTTTGCGAGGAGGTGCACCTGTTCGGCTTCTGGGCCTTCCCCATGAACCCCTCGGGCCTCTACATCACCCACCACTACTATGACAACGTCAAGCCCCGCCCGGGCTTCCACGCCATGCCCTCGGAGATCTTCAACTTCCTGCACCTGCACAGCCGCGGCATCCTCCGCGTGCACACGGGCACCTGCAGCTGTTGCTGAGGGCGGCGGGGCGGCCAGCCGTGCTCGGCAGACAgaacctctctcctcctctcactgTTGCGCCGGGCAGTGCCAGGGCCGGGCGGTAAGGCTGTCACTCCCTCCGTAGTTCAGTTCCGTACTTGGGTCCTGTGGGCCGGGAGGCAGGAATCCGGCTGGGGCAGAGTGAGCTCTGCGCTAGGCGTCCTGAGCCTCAGCCTGGGCCCTGTGTCTCTGCCCTGCCCACAGGTAGCATGCTGCTGGCCCACGCCTCACGATCTGAGCCCTGGGGATTGCAAGTGAATAAAGCACATTTCCACTCAATTTTAGCATCCCAGAGAGCACAAACTATAACGGCCTTGTCGCAGCTAAAGGAAGGCCCTACAGAGAATGGAAAAGAGGGAGACCAAACCTGTGAGCATGGTCAATATTTAATTCAGACTTTTGGATTCCTGAGTTTCTTCCGAGGCCTCAGCCATGAATTGCTATCTAGAATCTCAAAGCTTAGAGGCCAAGCCAGCAGCCAGACGTTCCTGGagtggctcagagaggtccagGGACTTATTGACCAAGGTCACTCCAACTGACGGAGTCTGTTAAGTGATGCAGTGAGATCGAATGCAAGGCCTGTGTGGTAGGATCTTCCCTGAGAGACCATCAGCTGAGGAGAGCCACACCCTCCAAATACATCCTCAGACACACAGTCTTGGTGCCTCCAGGTTCAATCCTGCATTTGATCTTCTGATGAGAAGGAAATAAACCTGACCAGCCATTTGCACTAAGGTTTTCAAGCCAATGTTATTGACTGAATAAGTGCTTAGCgatttgcttccttttctgtctccttattTTCAGCTGTTTTAACCAGGAGTTATTTATAAGATCTGTTCCCCTCTATGTTCCTGAACTCTGCAGAATCCTGCTCTGTCGTGTTCCTGAATTGGAACCGTAAGGCTCCGGGCTGGAAAGTGCTGACATGTAACTGGTGAGCGTAGCAGATAGAAGCGCCTCATGGCCTCTGACACCAGCATCACGGAGGGTTCAGCTGGAAAGGCAGGActtcccacatggcacagcctgGCGGCCTTGAACATGTGGACCCATAGGCCTGCACTTTGGGAAGTTAGCTGTCATTTCAGCGAGGCTGACGGGTTAACATGTCATTTCACGTCTGACATTCATTCTCTTTGCTTCCCCCGTGGTGGTTCCACCATTAATGCGGCTGTGCCTAAGAGACCCTGATGGTGAATTGCCTTAGAACTTAGGTTTGTGGAATCATAGAATGTTCTGCTGGAGGGCTTTTGgccccctcctgtcccctctctccctccttccctcctttcttccctccctcccttcttccctccctcctttcttccgtCCTTCTCTTAAACATTTCCAGAagccttttctgcttttctctgggACATGATGACAAATAAAGGCAGAATCTCTGTCTTCTCGGGGTGGAGGGCTGACCATAAACAGACTCCAGCCCCCCATGCTGGGTggtctgaggaggaggaggaactgtGAGAGGACAACAGGGGGCGGGGACTTCCATCCCATCACCTCTTTACAGGCAGAGCAACAGCCCCAGCCAGCGACAGACAGAGGAGAGTGCTGTCCCCGGCCTCCGGGCTCCCCATCCCAGGCTCCTGTCTTAGCAAAACCTCTTCGTCTTGATTTGTGGTTCATGTTGGTGGGTTGTTAAGGAATGTGTGTTCCATGCACAACACTGTTCTAGCTGCTGACCTTTCACCTTTGCTCTGAGCCCTGATATCAACTAGGAAAACCTGAGGctgctctgagtctcagtctGCTTGTCTGTAAGAGCAGGAAAGCAACCAATGAGACAAAATAGGCTCAAGTGCTTGGTAAAATAGGAAAAAGTATGCAAGGACTGCGGATGGTTATGCTTTCTTGGGCTCTGCCTGTTTGTCCTAAGAGCTTCTGGGGAAGATTCTAGTTAACTGAGGTTTCCAGCCATTTGTGGTTCATTGAACCCAGTTCTTGAGACCATGGAATACCAGAACTGGAAGGCTCTTAAAGACCATTTTGTCACACTtaaggaaacaggcccagaaCAGGGAGGTGACCTGGGTCGAGTCATGCCTGGGGCTCTAATGAGTGGCTGCTGTGGACAGACCCCTCTACCGGAAGCCCTCTGGGTGATGTTTACGTTCCAGGTGGGGCAGTGGTTGGGGACAGGATCCTTGCTAAGTCAGCCCTCAGGGTTCTCACGGCTGAGGGTGTCATGAGAAGGCATCTGCCCCAACCAGGGCCCTCGTAAGAGCTGGGATGGAGCCTAAGGATCCATCCCATGTAGGAGTTGGGACTCCTGACTCATGGTCCTATGTCTGCCTACCGGCCTTAAGACAAGTCCTTCCTCTGCCTTagggtctcagcttcctcatctctacaACTAGAAGCTTAGCAAAGATCTCTAGGGTCtctataatttctaattttttttgaggcATTCATGATGTATGAATCTAAgccataaataatatttattataatagctAAGATTTACACACTCTCATTCTGTGTCAGGCCCTACACTGAGCACTTTCTTGGCATTATCTCCTGTAGTCATCACAAGACCCCTTAGGTAAGAAAGCTCCCACTGCcaagtgaggagactgaggctcagagtgattGCCCAGGGTCAGGCACCCAACGGAGAGACTGCACCGGGTCTGTAGAACACCAAAGCCCGTGCTCCAAGCCTCTGTCTTGGCTGCTTCCTAGCCAGCATCGCCGGGGCTGGAACAAGAGGGATCCTGACCGAGATGCCGCTGCAGGGTGGTGCGGGGCCCTGCTCTAGGGACAAGTGCTCTAGGAGGCTGTCATGGGTCCAGGAGGCAGTCTCTGCTtgtcctcccccaaccccaccctgggAGCAGCACTAACCCACCCGCAGTAGAATGTGTGCCCTTCTGGCACTGGAGGGGAGCTGAGGCCATCTCcgcattttgcaggtgaggagagATGCCCAGAAAGGGTACATGTTAAATGACAACAtgctgagtgacttgcccaaggccacgtgGCCAGCTAGTGCCTCAAGTGGGACTCAGAAGTCTCCTGACTTCCAGGCTCCCTTGCTCCTGCAGCCAATGTTTGTAGGAAGAACTTTTTTCAAAGGCTCAGAGAGACGTGGGCATTGACTCAAGAAGCTGCCACCATGTCCCTCGCAGTCCCAGTCACCATCCCGCCACGCAGTGCAGACTACCAGTTAAGTTCTTATTTAAGGGAAATAgattccccacaaaaaaaaacagCCGTCGTGTCTTCATCTGTGCTAAACCCACTGCTCCAGGGTTGAAAGGCAGCAAAAACAAGTAAACGACTCAGTGCTTAGCCAAGCAGAAAGGAAGGTGGCTCAAGGTCAGATGCAGCCTCTGAGATGGTTCAGCAATGCCGCTGCGGCAACTGTGCTCGCTGATCGCCTGGTGTCGCAGAGAACGGGCATCTCATCGCCCTTGACTTTGCTGAgcgtggggaggaggcaggggcagcgtTTCCTGACAGTTGAGGGAGAGCACAGAGCTGGCTTCAGCCAGGcgttcaacacatatttattgagctctcctcctgtgccaggcattgtgctaggtgcgGGGGAACTAGTGATGAGCACAAGGTAGCCCGCGTCCTCCTGGCGCTCGCGGTGCGGTGGGCGTGTCCAGACACTGAACCAACAGTCCCACAGGCGCACATAGGAGCTGTGCTGAGAGCTGGGAAGTCCCAGCTCTGGGACGATTATGGGGTGAGGTGGACAAGGGCATGCAGGAGTCAATCCTGAATTCTGAAGGTGGGCAGGAGAAAGATGGTTGTGCCAAAGCAGTGGACACTTCTCAAGCCTCATCCTTGACATCCCTGTGACGTGTGACGGGAGTGACCTCGCTGGTCTTTTTGAGtcctctcctcttttgtttcctaaCGAACCACCGTCTCCCGACTTGCCTCCTATCTCTGAATGCTCCTGCTCGGGCTCTTTAATTGATTCATCTTCTGTGAAGCTTCCTCagggttctcttctctttctaggagTCTTCCTGCAGAAATCTCATCTAATCACAGCCTCAAATATCTCCTGTCCTTGCATCTAAACCCCTTACCTGCAGGCCACTTCTCCCTTGGAGCATCAGAAGCGTGCTCACGGTGGCCTCCTGGACCCTATACCTGCACAGCATCTCAAACCTCAGCATGTCCTCAACTGGTAGAGTTAAAAGGACAATCTGGACTCAGAGTTGCCTTCTGCCGCTAACTAGTT is a window from the Equus quagga isolate Etosha38 chromosome 9, UCLA_HA_Equagga_1.0, whole genome shotgun sequence genome containing:
- the ST8SIA5 gene encoding alpha-2,8-sialyltransferase 8E isoform X1 — translated: MRYADPSANRDLLGNRTLLFIFICAFALVTLLQQILYGRNYIKRGLQFGWQSGDQLANWTGLFNVTDDPGVQSGSDSSSSRYFDFYEGPFEYNSTRCLELRHEILEVKVLSMVKQSELFDRWKSLQMCKWAMNISEANQFKSTLSRCCNAPSFLFTTQKNTPLGTKLKYEVDTSGIYHINQEIFRMFPKDMPYYRSQFKKCAVVGNGGILKNSRCGREINSADFVFRCNLPPISEKYTMDVGVKTDVVTVNPSIITERFHKLEKWRRPFYRVLQVYENASVLLPAFYNTRNTDVSIRVKYVLDDFESPQAVYYFHPQYLVNVSRYWLSLGVRAKRISTGLILATAALELCEEVHLFGFWAFPMNPSGLYITHHYYDNVKPRPGFHAMPSEIFNFLHLHSRGILRVHTGTCSCC
- the ST8SIA5 gene encoding alpha-2,8-sialyltransferase 8E isoform X2, encoding MRYADPSANRDLLGNRTLLFIFICAFALVTLLQQILYGRNYIKRYFDFYEGPFEYNSTRCLELRHEILEVKVLSMVKQSELFDRWKSLQMCKWAMNISEANQFKSTLSRCCNAPSFLFTTQKNTPLGTKLKYEVDTSGIYHINQEIFRMFPKDMPYYRSQFKKCAVVGNGGILKNSRCGREINSADFVFRCNLPPISEKYTMDVGVKTDVVTVNPSIITERFHKLEKWRRPFYRVLQVYENASVLLPAFYNTRNTDVSIRVKYVLDDFESPQAVYYFHPQYLVNVSRYWLSLGVRAKRISTGLILATAALELCEEVHLFGFWAFPMNPSGLYITHHYYDNVKPRPGFHAMPSEIFNFLHLHSRGILRVHTGTCSCC